The proteins below are encoded in one region of Herpetosiphonaceae bacterium:
- a CDS encoding Wzz/FepE/Etk N-terminal domain-containing protein → MDLDTFFRVLLRGWWLILLAVLVTVGSAAYAVSLQAPVYRATTTVELRPSGLLDDPRQIIDAQNSLERRTTINTVARNAMGSSMQEQVASTLGIQLEVVKDADIAAIVIPETNLIEISARSTEPTYAAAIANTVAEQLRKELPEKVLQMVITDRAAPPTTPVEPQPTRTITLGALFGLALGIGFALLGHVLQRMRVPASADVPDETDTVDARTNGGKTQQLFTR, encoded by the coding sequence ATGGATCTCGATACCTTTTTCAGGGTTCTCTTACGCGGATGGTGGCTGATTTTGCTGGCGGTGCTGGTTACGGTAGGCAGCGCGGCCTACGCCGTGTCGCTGCAAGCGCCGGTCTATCGCGCGACGACAACCGTCGAGCTGCGGCCTAGCGGTCTGTTAGACGATCCGCGCCAGATTATTGATGCGCAGAACTCGCTTGAGCGCCGCACCACGATCAATACGGTAGCGCGCAACGCGATGGGCAGCTCGATGCAAGAGCAGGTGGCGAGCACGCTGGGCATTCAGCTTGAGGTCGTCAAGGACGCCGACATCGCGGCGATTGTGATCCCTGAGACGAATCTGATCGAGATCAGCGCGCGCAGCACCGAGCCGACCTATGCGGCGGCAATTGCGAATACGGTCGCCGAGCAGTTGCGCAAGGAATTGCCGGAAAAAGTGCTGCAAATGGTGATCACCGATCGCGCCGCGCCGCCGACAACACCCGTCGAGCCACAGCCGACGCGCACGATCACGCTGGGCGCGCTCTTTGGCCTCGCGCTAGGCATCGGCTTTGCGCTGCTGGGACACGTGCTCCAGCGCATGCGGGTACCAGCCAGCGCCGACGTGCCGGATGAGACTGATACGGTGGACGCGCGCACAAACGGCGGAAAAACCCAACAATTGTTTACCCGTTAG
- a CDS encoding sugar transferase — MALPQLTVRKETQPIAWYEHFDPNRRLIRGKAYLRLKRAMDLFLCGLALPFLLIIFGIIALLIKIESPGGPIFYRQQRTAQGGRRFGMYKFRTMVPNAEAMLQDLMHLNELQWPDFKIKNDPRITRVGKILRKTSMDELPQLINVILGDMSLVGPRPTIFGKDLYISWHTERLDVPQGLTGLWQIEGRAETELDDRLRLDIAYIERQSILFDIVILLRTVLVVIQGRGAY; from the coding sequence ATGGCATTACCCCAGCTAACCGTTCGTAAAGAGACGCAGCCTATCGCATGGTACGAACACTTCGATCCCAATCGCCGCCTGATTCGGGGCAAGGCATATCTGCGTCTGAAACGAGCGATGGACCTGTTCCTGTGTGGGCTGGCATTGCCGTTCCTGTTGATCATTTTCGGCATCATCGCCCTGCTGATCAAGATCGAATCGCCGGGCGGCCCGATCTTCTACCGCCAGCAGCGCACGGCCCAGGGCGGGCGTCGCTTTGGCATGTACAAATTCCGCACGATGGTGCCGAACGCCGAGGCGATGCTGCAAGACCTGATGCATCTGAACGAGCTACAGTGGCCCGACTTCAAAATCAAGAACGACCCACGGATCACGCGGGTTGGCAAAATCCTGCGCAAAACCAGCATGGACGAGCTGCCGCAGTTGATCAATGTGATCCTCGGCGATATGAGCCTGGTCGGCCCGCGCCCGACGATCTTCGGCAAAGATCTGTATATCTCTTGGCATACCGAGCGTCTGGACGTGCCGCAGGGTTTGACCGGGCTCTGGCAGATCGAAGGGCGGGCCGAAACCGAGCTCGACGATCGGCTGCGGCTGGATATTGCCTATATCGAGCGGCAGAGCATCCTGTTCGACATCGTGATCCTGCTGCGGACCGTTCTGGTGGTGATCCAGGGACGCGGCGCGTACTAG
- a CDS encoding MFS transporter — MRRIYTVILFVVMASIDNTVLALLPAQTSRIGMELNVGSQSLGWVIGLNRVALAITAVFWGYRSDQSDRRRLMILGTLTWVIPIALVTLSRSYMQFFMLMLAAGLGLGCISTVGYSVITDMVRPRWRGVMLGLWGLAQGIGTLGGGLLIGLLPTETPWYTPFGVLAVVGALCSGLALFTVSPRKGEAEEALRDLSERGIAYDYRIQFADLPLILAKPSNRWLMLQGFLAQFAFGAFSLLPALLAARLIVQGLDVPRATAVAALLVVVFQIGGVISIGWGWLGDRLQQRYPRARALLAAYGFWLALPCYITLFWIPLPLMGSVDGSARSIVGAQLGQNPWFWMALLASTLAVVFQATNAPNWFALVSEVNVPEHRGTAFSFINLANNIGAAIGVILVSTTFERLKELVPSPTNYAIGLTIFQFFFLPAGLCFWLAARSTPRDSAAVQAVLEGRAAQAISATAREDAPLPAV; from the coding sequence GTGCGGCGGATCTATACGGTGATCTTGTTTGTGGTGATGGCGAGTATCGATAACACGGTGCTGGCGCTGCTGCCAGCGCAGACCTCACGCATCGGCATGGAGCTGAACGTCGGAAGTCAGTCGCTCGGCTGGGTGATCGGGCTGAATCGCGTGGCGCTGGCGATCACGGCGGTCTTCTGGGGCTATCGCAGCGATCAAAGCGACCGCCGCCGCCTGATGATCCTCGGCACGCTGACCTGGGTGATACCCATCGCGCTGGTGACGCTCAGCCGCTCCTACATGCAGTTCTTTATGCTGATGCTGGCGGCTGGGCTGGGCCTTGGCTGTATCTCAACCGTCGGGTACAGCGTGATCACCGACATGGTCAGGCCGCGCTGGCGCGGGGTGATGCTTGGCCTCTGGGGCCTGGCGCAGGGCATCGGCACCCTGGGCGGCGGCCTGCTGATCGGCCTGCTGCCCACCGAGACACCCTGGTACACGCCCTTCGGCGTGCTGGCGGTGGTTGGCGCGCTCTGCTCTGGCCTGGCGCTCTTCACTGTCTCGCCGCGTAAGGGAGAGGCCGAAGAAGCGCTCCGCGACCTGTCCGAGCGCGGCATCGCCTACGACTACCGCATCCAGTTTGCCGATCTGCCGCTGATCCTGGCGAAGCCCAGCAACCGCTGGCTGATGCTGCAAGGCTTTCTCGCGCAGTTTGCTTTTGGCGCGTTCTCGCTCTTACCGGCGCTGCTCGCGGCCCGACTGATCGTGCAGGGTCTTGACGTGCCGCGCGCAACTGCGGTGGCGGCGCTGCTGGTCGTGGTCTTTCAGATCGGCGGCGTGATCTCGATCGGCTGGGGCTGGCTCGGCGATCGTTTGCAGCAGCGCTACCCGCGTGCCCGCGCGCTGCTGGCCGCGTACGGCTTCTGGCTGGCGCTACCGTGCTATATCACGCTGTTCTGGATTCCGCTGCCGCTCATGGGCAGTGTGGACGGCTCCGCGCGCAGCATTGTGGGCGCGCAGCTTGGGCAGAATCCCTGGTTCTGGATGGCGCTGCTGGCCTCGACGCTGGCGGTCGTCTTCCAGGCGACCAACGCGCCGAACTGGTTTGCGCTGGTCAGCGAGGTCAACGTGCCGGAGCATCGCGGCACCGCGTTCAGCTTCATCAACCTGGCGAACAACATCGGCGCGGCGATCGGCGTGATTCTGGTCAGCACTACCTTCGAGCGGCTTAAGGAGTTGGTGCCATCGCCGACCAACTACGCGATCGGCCTGACGATCTTTCAGTTCTTCTTTCTTCCGGCTGGGCTGTGCTTCTGGCTGGCGGCTCGCTCCACGCCCCGCGATAGCGCGGCAGTGCAGGCAGTGCTGGAAGGCCGCGCGGCACAGGCGATCTCGGCCACGGCGCGGGAAGATGCCCCGTTGCCTGCGGTGTAG